Proteins encoded within one genomic window of Rossellomorea vietnamensis:
- a CDS encoding thiolase family protein, with translation MREVVVVEGIRSAVGRRKGSLMGMRPDDLAGEILKGLVEKSGVDPGCIDDVILGCVTQSGEQAGDIARVAALIAGFPIEVPGTTIDRQCGSSQQAVHFASQAILSGDMDVVIAGGVENMTRTPIGSNYQGADFSEKLRGKHEIIHQGLSAERIADKYGFTREELDRFSYDSHQKALKSQEEGRFDREIYGVKVQGEDGNPFFFTKDEGPRKETSLEILGKLKPAFKEDGVIHAGNASQISDGAAALLLMSREKADELGLKARFKIHTRVVVGSDPTLMLTGPIPATRKALQKAGLSVEDIDIFEVNEAFAPVALAWLKEIDADPSRLNPNGGAIALGHPLGASGARIMVSMMHELERTGGRYGLQTMCEGHGMANATIIERLDV, from the coding sequence ATGAGAGAAGTTGTCGTTGTTGAAGGGATCCGTTCTGCGGTTGGAAGAAGAAAGGGATCGTTGATGGGGATGAGACCTGACGATTTGGCAGGAGAGATACTTAAAGGATTGGTAGAGAAGTCGGGTGTTGATCCGGGTTGTATCGACGATGTCATTCTTGGATGTGTCACTCAGTCTGGAGAACAGGCTGGAGATATTGCCAGGGTCGCTGCGCTAATAGCGGGGTTTCCGATTGAAGTGCCCGGCACCACCATTGACCGTCAATGTGGATCGAGTCAGCAGGCCGTGCATTTTGCATCACAAGCCATCCTCTCCGGGGATATGGATGTCGTCATTGCAGGTGGGGTGGAGAACATGACCAGAACGCCGATCGGATCTAATTATCAAGGTGCAGATTTTAGTGAAAAGTTAAGGGGAAAACATGAAATCATTCATCAGGGGTTATCAGCAGAGCGAATCGCTGATAAATATGGTTTTACCCGTGAAGAATTAGACCGGTTCTCCTATGATAGTCATCAGAAAGCTTTAAAGTCCCAGGAAGAAGGACGTTTCGATCGTGAAATTTATGGTGTGAAAGTACAAGGGGAAGACGGAAATCCGTTCTTCTTCACGAAAGATGAAGGACCAAGAAAAGAAACATCACTCGAAATCCTTGGGAAATTAAAACCTGCATTCAAAGAAGATGGCGTCATTCATGCGGGGAATGCCAGTCAAATCAGTGATGGTGCCGCAGCCCTGCTTCTTATGTCCAGGGAAAAAGCCGATGAATTGGGCCTGAAAGCACGTTTTAAAATTCACACCCGTGTTGTGGTGGGATCTGATCCCACCCTGATGTTAACGGGACCCATCCCTGCGACCAGGAAAGCCCTGCAAAAAGCGGGGCTGTCTGTCGAAGATATTGACATATTTGAAGTGAACGAAGCATTTGCCCCCGTGGCACTTGCATGGTTGAAGGAGATCGATGCGGATCCTTCCAGGCTAAATCCGAATGGAGGGGCAATCGCCCTCGGCCATCCATTAGGGGCCAGTGGAGCCAGAATCATGGTGAGCATGATGCATGAGCTTGAACGCACGGGAGGAAGATACGGTCTGCAAACCATGTGTGAAGGACACGGCATGGCCAATGCCACAATCATTGAAAGACTTGATGTATAA